The genomic interval TGATGAGAGGCGGCAGGAACCGCAGGACATCTTCGTGGGCGGACCCGACCAAAAGCCCTTGTTGGGCGCAATGACCCACCAAGGAACCCGCCTTGCGGGTCATTTGGATTCCTTGGATGAGGCCCTTGCCCCGGACCTCGGTGAAAAGCTGGGGGAACTCGGTGATCAGGCCGGATAGTTTTTGGTGAAGGACCTCCCCCATCTTGGCGGCGTTCTGGATCAGGTCCTTGGAAAGGATGGTCTCGATATTGGCCACGGCCGCGGCGCTCACGATCGGATTCCCACCGAAGGTGGAAGCGTGGTCACCGGCCTGGAAGCCTTGGGCCGCCTGGTTGGTCACCAGGAGGGCGCCCATGGGCAGACCAGCCCCGAGGGCCTTGGCCGAGGTCATCATGTCCGGTTCGATCCCATAATGTTCGTAAGCCCACATCTTTCCCGTGCGGCCCAGACCCGTTTGGACCTCGTCCAGGATCAGCAGGATGCCTTTCTCCCGGGTCAAGGCCCGCAGGTCCTGCAGGAATTGGAGGTCCGCCGGAACGATGCCTCCCTCGCATTGGATGACCTCCACCAGAACGGCCGCGGTGTTGTCGTGAATGAGGTTCTTCACGCTATCGATGTTGTTGAAATTGGCGAAGACGAAACCGGGCAAGAGGGGTTCCAGTCCCTCCTGGTATTTCACTTGGCCCGTCGCCGAAATGGCCCCGAAGGTGCGCCCATGAAAGGACCGGTGGAAGCTGATGACCTCGTATTTGTTCTGCTTCTGCTTGCGGAAGTACTTCCGGGCCAGTTTCAAGGCCGCTTCGACCGCTTCCGCCCCCGAATTGCAGAAAAAGACCTTTTGGGCGAAAGAGATGTCGCACAAGAGCTTGGCCAGGGTGACGTTCGGAACGTTGTAATAGTAGTTCGAGACGTGGCCGAGCTTCTTGGCCTCCTCGATGATGGCATTGACGATCTCCGGATAGGCCTGTCCCAGGCCGTTGACGGCGATCCCGGAGAAGAAATCCAGGTAGGCCATCCGCTCCGAATCATAGACGTGGGAACCTTCCCCGCGCATGAGGACGATCTTTTGCCGGTTGTAGACCGGCAGGAGATGGTCGTCGCCGCTTTGGATGATCTGGAAGGTTTCCATGGCCCACCTTTCCTGAAAAAATAAAAAGTCCCCTGCCGCTAAATGGAGCCTTTAGCCGCAGGGGACTTCGATGGGTTTCATCTTATAGGACAGGGAAAAAGGCTGTCAACCGG from bacterium carries:
- a CDS encoding aspartate aminotransferase family protein, whose translation is METFQIIQSGDDHLLPVYNRQKIVLMRGEGSHVYDSERMAYLDFFSGIAVNGLGQAYPEIVNAIIEEAKKLGHVSNYYYNVPNVTLAKLLCDISFAQKVFFCNSGAEAVEAALKLARKYFRKQKQNKYEVISFHRSFHGRTFGAISATGQVKYQEGLEPLLPGFVFANFNNIDSVKNLIHDNTAAVLVEVIQCEGGIVPADLQFLQDLRALTREKGILLILDEVQTGLGRTGKMWAYEHYGIEPDMMTSAKALGAGLPMGALLVTNQAAQGFQAGDHASTFGGNPIVSAAAVANIETILSKDLIQNAAKMGEVLHQKLSGLITEFPQLFTEVRGKGLIQGIQMTRKAGSLVGHCAQQGLLVGSAHEDVLRFLPPLIIKTQEIDQAIEKLHRAIQAELQGN